In Sulfurimonas hongkongensis, the following proteins share a genomic window:
- the aat gene encoding leucyl/phenylalanyl-tRNA--protein transferase — MIPKLNKYTLDFPDARDANEDGIVAWGGDLNPSRLIKAYQNGIFPWYSKDDPIIWWSTNPRLILELDGFRLSKSLKKSMKKFEYKFDTNFREVMMHCAKISRKSQEGTWIQDEIIDAYEELHHLGLAHSVETYYKGELVGGLYGVVVGGVFCGESMFSHMSDASKSAFAILVKHLKDWNYDFIDAQVPTEHLKSLGAKEISRGCFLEKLKKSSFKSLEHKWELKQKPLSII, encoded by the coding sequence ATGATTCCAAAACTAAATAAGTACACTCTAGACTTCCCAGATGCAAGAGATGCAAATGAAGATGGCATCGTAGCTTGGGGAGGCGATCTTAACCCATCAAGACTAATAAAAGCTTATCAAAACGGAATTTTTCCTTGGTATAGCAAAGATGATCCCATCATCTGGTGGTCAACAAACCCTAGACTTATCTTAGAACTTGATGGTTTCAGGCTAAGCAAATCATTAAAAAAAAGTATGAAAAAATTTGAGTACAAGTTTGATACTAATTTTAGAGAAGTAATGATGCATTGTGCAAAAATTTCACGAAAATCTCAAGAAGGTACTTGGATACAAGATGAAATCATAGATGCTTATGAAGAGTTACATCACTTGGGACTAGCGCACTCTGTTGAGACTTACTATAAGGGGGAGCTAGTTGGTGGACTTTACGGTGTAGTTGTCGGTGGAGTTTTTTGTGGAGAGTCTATGTTTAGCCATATGAGTGACGCATCAAAATCAGCTTTTGCTATTTTGGTCAAACACTTAAAAGATTGGAACTATGATTTCATAGACGCTCAAGTACCAACAGAGCATCTAAAAAGTTTAGGTGCAAAAGAAATCTCAAGAGGGTGTTTTTTAGAAAAACTTAAAAAAAGTAGTTTTAAGAGTCTTGAGCACAAGTGGGAACTAAAACAAAAACCACTTTCAATCATCTAG
- the clpA gene encoding ATP-dependent Clp protease ATP-binding subunit ClpA codes for MISTSLNDIFQKSILYAKSLRHEYLTIEHVFFILLNSKEGSDIIRACGGDIEVMKEALGIYISTSIDPLPLNIDQDPYETVALSRLIDNMIIHLQSAQQQNADVGDLLAAIFDEQKSFSYSLLNEHGISKLDILEHISHKEDSKTKDDESYLSKFSINLLQKAKEGKIDPVIGRDSEISRVIQILCRRKKNNPILVGEAGVGKTAIAEGLALSIVSGDVPDIIKEAELFALDLSAMLAGTKYRGDFEKRLKGVMDELKAHPNAILFIDEIHTLVGAGSTSGTMDAANQLKPALASGELTCMGATTFAEYRNSFEKDKALSRRFSKVDIDEPSEKVSYKILQGLKSRYEEHHNVTYTPKALKSAVELSKRYITDRFLPDKAIDIIDETAASFHLKDRKKRKITAYDIEKTISKIVGISNSKVSKDETSQLMNLEEELKAKVIGQDKAIIEVAKAIKISKAGLTPADKPIASFLFSGPTGVGKTELAISLSKVLGVNFERFDMSEYMEKHALSRLVGAPPGYVGYEQGGLLTEVIKKHPYTVLLLDEIEKAHPDLVNILLQIMDSATLTDNNGYKANFQNVILIMTSNIGASARGVMGFNKDSSIAKDEELKSFFTPEFRNRLDAIVEFEQLSIETIENVVMKFIDELNSDLKKKKITISISQNAKKFIAKSAYSQELGARPLKRYIQDNITNKLSDEILFGKLKNGGKVEVGAKDRLILRFKQLDDSKTK; via the coding sequence ATGATAAGTACAAGTTTAAATGATATATTTCAAAAATCAATTTTATATGCAAAAAGTTTAAGACATGAGTATCTCACAATTGAGCATGTTTTTTTTATACTACTAAACTCAAAAGAGGGTTCAGACATTATTAGAGCTTGTGGTGGAGATATTGAGGTGATGAAAGAGGCTCTTGGCATCTACATCTCAACTAGTATAGATCCTCTTCCCCTAAATATTGATCAAGACCCATATGAGACAGTAGCACTATCAAGGCTCATTGACAATATGATTATCCATCTTCAAAGTGCGCAGCAGCAAAATGCAGATGTAGGAGACTTGTTAGCGGCTATATTTGATGAGCAGAAGAGTTTTAGCTACTCTCTTTTAAATGAGCATGGTATATCAAAACTAGATATTCTAGAACACATCTCACACAAAGAAGATAGTAAAACTAAGGACGATGAGTCATATCTGAGCAAGTTTTCTATAAATCTCCTTCAAAAAGCAAAAGAGGGTAAAATTGACCCTGTAATTGGACGAGATAGTGAAATAAGTAGAGTTATCCAAATACTTTGCAGACGCAAAAAAAACAACCCTATCTTAGTTGGTGAAGCTGGAGTTGGAAAGACAGCAATTGCTGAGGGATTAGCTTTGAGTATAGTTAGTGGTGATGTGCCAGATATTATAAAAGAGGCTGAACTTTTCGCACTAGATCTTAGTGCAATGCTAGCTGGAACAAAGTATAGAGGCGACTTTGAAAAAAGGCTAAAAGGCGTGATGGATGAGTTAAAAGCACACCCAAACGCTATACTTTTTATAGATGAGATCCACACTCTAGTAGGTGCAGGCTCAACTAGCGGGACAATGGATGCAGCAAATCAGCTAAAACCAGCTCTAGCTTCTGGAGAGCTAACCTGCATGGGTGCTACAACTTTTGCAGAGTATAGAAACAGTTTTGAAAAAGATAAAGCACTTAGCAGAAGGTTTTCTAAAGTCGATATCGATGAACCATCTGAAAAAGTGAGCTATAAAATACTTCAAGGTCTAAAGAGTAGATATGAAGAGCATCATAATGTTACTTATACACCAAAGGCGCTAAAGAGTGCAGTTGAACTTTCAAAAAGATATATTACAGATAGATTTTTACCTGATAAGGCGATAGATATTATAGATGAGACAGCTGCATCTTTTCATCTAAAAGACAGAAAAAAAAGAAAAATTACAGCTTACGACATAGAAAAAACTATCTCTAAAATTGTAGGCATATCAAACTCTAAAGTAAGTAAAGATGAGACAAGTCAGCTAATGAATTTAGAAGAGGAGTTAAAAGCAAAAGTCATAGGACAAGACAAAGCTATAATAGAAGTCGCAAAAGCTATAAAAATCTCTAAAGCTGGACTAACTCCAGCAGATAAACCTATAGCTTCATTTTTATTTTCAGGTCCTACAGGGGTTGGTAAAACTGAGCTTGCAATATCGCTAAGTAAGGTACTAGGTGTTAATTTTGAGAGATTTGATATGAGTGAATATATGGAAAAACACGCTCTTTCTCGTCTTGTTGGAGCACCTCCAGGGTATGTTGGTTATGAGCAAGGTGGATTGCTTACCGAAGTTATAAAAAAGCATCCTTACACAGTTTTACTGCTTGATGAGATAGAAAAGGCTCATCCTGATTTGGTAAATATTTTACTTCAAATCATGGATAGTGCAACTCTTACTGATAACAATGGTTATAAGGCAAATTTTCAAAATGTTATACTCATTATGACTTCAAATATTGGAGCGAGTGCTAGAGGTGTTATGGGATTTAACAAAGATAGTTCAATAGCTAAGGATGAGGAGCTAAAGTCATTTTTTACTCCTGAGTTTAGAAACAGGCTAGATGCGATCGTTGAGTTTGAACAACTAAGCATTGAGACAATTGAGAACGTAGTTATGAAGTTTATAGATGAGCTAAATAGTGACTTAAAAAAGAAAAAAATAACTATTAGCATCTCGCAAAATGCCAAAAAATTCATAGCAAAAAGTGCTTATTCACAAGAGTTAGGAGCTAGACCACTAAAGAGATATATACAAGACAACATCACAAATAAACTAAGCGATGAAATCCTCTTTGGTAAACTAAAAAATGGTGGTAAGGTTGAAGTTGGCGCTAAAGACAGACTCATACTAAGATTTAAACAACTAGATGATTCCAAAACTAAATAA
- a CDS encoding ATP-dependent Clp protease adaptor ClpS — MATRTDLEQETIVEVIYPKKYKVYLLNDDYTSMEFVVDILISIFHKSLSDAQQTMLDIHKKNRGLCGIYTHEIAETKVMQVHKKAKESGFPLKAVMEEE; from the coding sequence ATGGCAACAAGAACTGATTTAGAACAAGAAACTATAGTAGAAGTTATATATCCTAAAAAATATAAGGTATATTTACTAAATGATGACTATACTTCAATGGAGTTTGTGGTCGATATTCTCATAAGTATCTTTCACAAAAGTCTCTCAGATGCACAACAGACAATGCTCGATATTCACAAAAAAAATAGAGGTCTTTGTGGCATCTACACCCATGAGATAGCTGAGACAAAGGTTATGCAGGTGCATAAAAAAGCAAAAGAGAGTGGTTTTCCACTAAAAGCAGTAATGGAAGAAGAATAA
- a CDS encoding aminotransferase class I/II-fold pyridoxal phosphate-dependent enzyme: protein MNNFEEYCTKFVQAVGSKDGAVSPAIVSSASFSYSTPEMAEGIFSGSVKKPLYARMGNPTNARLESIMAEMDAGVAAIATSSGMGAITLAVMSIVSMGDEIISIGGLFGGTYAFFSETLPRFGVKSHFFDVDDLALIEDTINENTKIIFLESVGNPNMKLPDIKKIAAIADKHGVLLIIDNTTTPLSISTIKLGADISVYSTTKIISGNSSALGGCAVFRAINDGEDKLKSPRYEFLQKFIKGAKEMALIANAKKRALRDFGMTANAHASYQTLLGLETLPLRLSRVSRSIEIVTADLSKNGLDINHPSLSSHEHHQRYLSDFKNGCGSLFCIDFKTKEKAFEFLNKTKLATLTANIGDSRTLALHMASTIYKDFDEATREFLGISDGLIRVSMGLENPEDIIKDFIQASR from the coding sequence ATGAATAATTTTGAAGAGTATTGTACCAAATTTGTCCAAGCAGTAGGAAGTAAAGATGGAGCTGTCAGCCCGGCTATAGTTTCCTCTGCATCTTTTTCTTACTCTACGCCAGAGATGGCTGAGGGCATTTTTTCTGGAAGTGTGAAAAAACCACTCTATGCTCGCATGGGAAATCCAACAAACGCAAGACTAGAGTCCATCATGGCAGAGATGGACGCTGGAGTAGCAGCGATTGCAACAAGCTCAGGCATGGGGGCTATAACGCTTGCTGTTATGTCTATTGTCTCAATGGGCGATGAAATCATCTCTATAGGCGGTCTCTTCGGCGGAACCTACGCTTTTTTTTCAGAGACTCTACCTCGTTTTGGTGTCAAGTCTCACTTTTTTGATGTTGATGATCTTGCCTTAATTGAGGATACAATAAATGAAAATACAAAAATTATCTTTTTAGAGAGTGTTGGCAATCCAAATATGAAGCTCCCAGATATCAAAAAGATAGCTGCTATTGCAGACAAGCATGGGGTTTTACTCATAATTGACAACACTACAACCCCTCTTAGCATCTCTACTATAAAACTCGGAGCTGACATTAGTGTCTACTCAACTACAAAAATCATCTCAGGAAACTCCTCCGCGCTTGGCGGTTGTGCAGTTTTTCGCGCAATTAATGATGGCGAAGACAAATTGAAATCTCCAAGATATGAGTTTTTGCAAAAGTTTATAAAGGGAGCTAAAGAGATGGCACTCATTGCAAATGCAAAAAAAAGAGCCCTAAGAGATTTTGGAATGACTGCGAATGCACATGCAAGTTATCAAACCTTACTAGGACTAGAGACACTTCCTCTTAGACTCTCAAGAGTATCGCGAAGTATAGAGATAGTCACAGCAGATTTAAGTAAAAACGGACTTGATATAAATCATCCATCACTTAGCTCACACGAGCATCATCAAAGATATCTGAGTGATTTTAAAAATGGTTGTGGCTCTCTGTTTTGTATCGACTTTAAAACAAAAGAAAAAGCATTTGAGTTTTTAAACAAAACAAAATTAGCTACTCTAACTGCAAATATTGGCGACAGTAGAACACTGGCTCTTCACATGGCTTCTACAATTTACAAGGATTTTGATGAAGCAACAAGAGAATTTTTAGGTATCTCTGATGGACTTATTCGCGTCTCAATGGGTTTAGAAAACCCCGAAGATATTATAAAAGATTTTATACAGGCGAGTAGGTAG
- the bioD gene encoding dethiobiotin synthase: protein MKKRIFVTATNTDIGKTYTTKLLLREFASRGFRVGAIKPIETGVISTDAKDANELLSVLRELNCEFKEMTLEDIVPITYEKAASPFVASEGKKLDIKKIQKAIEKLEMHCDILIIEGAGGLLVPIDRELMMVDLITLFNSSALLVTHCSLGCINDTLLSRKVLEDAKIKHQVAFNCREEDRSFEAISLPYFLKSGFEVMKVSKNIDTICDVLYNL, encoded by the coding sequence GTGAAAAAAAGAATTTTTGTTACAGCAACAAACACAGATATTGGTAAGACTTACACAACAAAACTACTTTTAAGAGAGTTTGCATCTCGTGGTTTTAGAGTTGGAGCCATCAAGCCAATAGAGACTGGAGTGATAAGCACAGATGCCAAAGATGCAAATGAGCTTTTAAGTGTTTTAAGAGAACTTAATTGTGAGTTTAAAGAGATGACTTTAGAGGATATAGTCCCCATCACTTATGAAAAAGCAGCATCTCCTTTTGTTGCATCTGAGGGTAAAAAACTAGATATCAAGAAGATTCAAAAGGCAATAGAGAAGCTTGAGATGCATTGTGATATTCTTATCATTGAGGGAGCTGGTGGGCTTTTAGTTCCAATAGATAGGGAGCTTATGATGGTGGATTTGATAACTCTTTTTAACTCTTCAGCACTTTTAGTTACTCACTGCTCACTCGGATGCATAAATGACACACTTTTGAGTAGAAAAGTTTTAGAAGATGCAAAGATAAAACATCAAGTTGCGTTTAATTGTCGTGAGGAAGATAGGAGTTTTGAGGCAATATCTCTGCCTTACTTTTTAAAGAGTGGATTTGAGGTTATGAAAGTTAGCAAAAATATTGACACTATTTGCGATGTCTTGTATAATCTCTAA
- a CDS encoding aspartate carbamoyltransferase catalytic subunit, protein MQHLIRTDDFTTDEIEAVFADAREFNKGAYERILQDKIVITLFFENSTRTRSSFEIAAKRLGAEVVHLDVTKSSTQKGETLVDTAMNLDAMNPHAMIVRHQNAGVPKILSKHTKSAIINAGDGAHAHPTQALLDLFTLKEHFKDVKGKKIAIVGDIKNSRVANSNIELLTRFGMEVILVAPPHFLPKTKLRTTHYLEEIIDEVDAIMSLRTQTERHSSQSYASLRDYASDFCISTSLVGDRDIVLLHPGPVHRNVDICDALLADERCKVLEQVTNGVSIRMAVLKKLIQNV, encoded by the coding sequence ATGCAACATTTAATACGCACAGATGATTTTACCACAGATGAGATAGAGGCTGTTTTTGCAGATGCAAGGGAATTTAACAAAGGTGCATATGAGAGAATTTTGCAAGACAAGATTGTTATAACGCTCTTTTTTGAAAACTCAACTAGAACTAGAAGCTCTTTTGAGATAGCCGCAAAGAGGCTTGGTGCTGAAGTTGTTCATCTCGATGTTACAAAAAGCTCAACACAAAAGGGCGAGACTTTAGTAGATACTGCTATGAATCTCGATGCTATGAATCCACACGCTATGATAGTCCGTCATCAAAATGCAGGTGTACCAAAAATCCTCTCAAAGCATACAAAATCAGCCATCATAAATGCAGGGGATGGCGCTCATGCCCATCCAACTCAAGCACTTCTTGACCTTTTTACTCTAAAAGAGCATTTTAAAGATGTAAAGGGTAAAAAAATAGCCATAGTTGGAGATATAAAAAATTCTAGAGTTGCAAACTCAAATATAGAACTCTTAACTCGCTTTGGCATGGAAGTTATCTTAGTTGCACCTCCTCATTTTTTGCCAAAAACTAAGCTTAGAACTACTCACTACTTAGAAGAGATCATAGATGAAGTTGATGCTATTATGAGTCTTAGAACTCAAACAGAGAGACACTCTTCTCAAAGTTACGCTTCACTAAGGGACTATGCTAGTGACTTTTGTATTTCAACGAGTCTAGTAGGAGATAGAGATATAGTTTTGCTCCATCCCGGACCCGTTCATAGAAATGTAGATATCTGCGATGCACTACTAGCTGATGAGAGATGCAAGGTTTTAGAGCAAGTTACAAATGGTGTCTCAATCAGAATGGCGGTTTTAAAAAAACTCATACAAAATGTTTGA
- a CDS encoding aminodeoxychorismate synthase component I gives MFEKLNTLGRKREPFLVISDFLASKVEVIKLADLHLHDIEFSIDEDYTFKKHDELFIKEEEDFKAYKEKFDKIIEQIKSGNTYLLNLTAPTKISSALSLKEIYKNANAKYKLRYKDEFVCFSPEKFVGIKDSHIDTYPMKGTIDASITDAKKKILGNTKELAEHTMIVDLLRNDLSMVAQDIRVKMFRFVQRVDAGTKELLQVSSHISGFVGDSWHERVGDIVQKLLPAGSISGTPKKKTLEIIEEVESYERGYFSGIFGVYDGVSFDSGVMIRFVEKTKNGYIYKSGGGITLDSDASLEYNELRDKVYLP, from the coding sequence ATGTTTGAAAAGTTAAATACTCTAGGAAGAAAAAGAGAGCCTTTTTTAGTTATAAGTGATTTTTTGGCTTCAAAAGTTGAAGTTATAAAGCTCGCTGACTTGCATCTGCATGATATTGAATTTTCTATAGATGAAGATTATACTTTTAAAAAACATGATGAACTCTTTATAAAAGAAGAGGAAGACTTTAAAGCTTATAAAGAGAAGTTTGACAAAATTATAGAGCAGATAAAGTCTGGAAACACCTACCTTTTAAACCTAACCGCACCTACTAAAATATCGTCAGCACTTAGTTTAAAAGAGATATATAAAAATGCAAATGCAAAGTACAAACTAAGATATAAAGATGAGTTTGTCTGTTTTTCGCCAGAGAAATTTGTTGGCATAAAAGACTCACATATAGATACCTATCCCATGAAAGGGACTATAGATGCGTCTATAACAGATGCAAAGAAGAAGATTCTAGGCAACACTAAAGAGCTGGCTGAACATACTATGATAGTTGATCTGCTTCGTAATGACCTCTCTATGGTTGCACAAGATATCAGAGTTAAGATGTTTAGATTTGTTCAAAGAGTAGATGCTGGTACAAAAGAGCTTTTGCAAGTAAGCTCACACATTAGTGGTTTTGTGGGGGATAGTTGGCATGAGAGAGTTGGAGATATAGTTCAAAAACTTCTGCCAGCTGGAAGCATAAGTGGAACGCCTAAGAAAAAAACTTTAGAGATAATAGAAGAAGTAGAGTCTTATGAGAGAGGTTATTTTAGCGGAATCTTTGGAGTCTATGATGGAGTGAGTTTTGATAGTGGAGTGATGATTCGTTTCGTTGAGAAGACAAAAAATGGTTATATTTATAAAAGTGGCGGTGGCATCACACTAGATAGTGATGCGAGCTTGGAATATAATGAGCTTAGAGACAAAGTCTATCTTCCTTAA
- a CDS encoding transaldolase produces MYIEELKFSLWADFIERDYLDGEFKELISRGIINGATSNPAIFKSAILTSGAYKEQLASLEGLSPKAKYEAVAIFDIQKAADILKPLHDRGDDGYVSIEVDPFFCDDAEATIEEGKRLFSEIDRENVMIKVPATTAGYTAIEELIAYAIPVNATLIFKKEQAISCAKAIERGLKKSNKKVDSVISIFVSRVDRAIDTRLREAGVETSLSGIYNTADIYSAIQEMNIDGCRALFASTGVKDDSLEASYYVDKLLGVNCVNTAPIDTIKAFDENEIKEQTLPIDASIIKEHFKRVKAAGIDLDEVLDGQIEDGLEAFKEAFKEILDSL; encoded by the coding sequence ATGTATATAGAAGAGTTAAAATTTTCACTATGGGCTGATTTTATAGAGAGAGACTATCTTGATGGTGAGTTTAAGGAGTTAATAAGTCGTGGTATCATCAACGGTGCTACATCAAATCCAGCGATATTTAAGAGTGCCATTTTAACTTCTGGTGCATATAAAGAACAACTTGCATCATTAGAGGGTTTAAGCCCTAAAGCCAAGTATGAAGCAGTTGCTATATTTGATATTCAAAAAGCAGCAGATATATTAAAACCATTACACGACAGAGGTGATGACGGATATGTAAGCATAGAAGTTGATCCATTTTTTTGCGATGATGCAGAGGCTACCATAGAAGAGGGCAAGCGGCTCTTTAGTGAGATAGATAGAGAAAATGTAATGATAAAAGTTCCAGCTACAACTGCTGGATATACCGCTATAGAAGAGTTAATTGCATATGCCATACCTGTTAATGCAACACTTATTTTTAAAAAAGAGCAGGCTATCTCTTGTGCTAAGGCGATAGAGAGAGGACTAAAAAAGTCTAACAAAAAGGTTGATAGTGTTATTAGCATCTTTGTAAGTAGAGTTGACCGTGCTATAGATACGAGACTTAGGGAGGCTGGAGTTGAGACCTCTCTTAGTGGCATCTATAACACTGCTGATATATATAGCGCTATACAAGAGATGAATATTGATGGTTGTAGAGCTCTTTTTGCAAGTACTGGAGTAAAAGACGACTCACTTGAGGCATCTTACTATGTGGACAAACTGCTTGGGGTTAACTGTGTAAATACTGCTCCAATAGACACAATAAAAGCTTTTGATGAAAATGAGATAAAAGAGCAGACTTTGCCAATAGATGCAAGCATTATAAAAGAACATTTCAAAAGAGTAAAAGCTGCTGGAATTGACCTTGATGAGGTGCTTGATGGGCAGATTGAAGATGGACTTGAGGCATTTAAAGAGGCATTTAAAGAGATATTGGACTCATTATGA
- a CDS encoding type IV pilus twitching motility protein PilT, protein MKNAVDVSKLTFAQLNKIRAYLKKMIELKGSDLHVKANSAIRARINGNIVQFAGDIFSKEDALTFAKELLKGRFSELVENKEVDLVYPFDERNRFRVNVFFQMDGVSAVFRAIPINIPTISELKLPEVVRELANKERGLVLVTGVTGSGKSTTLAALINEINLTKKKHIISIEDPIEFVHKDKGCIINQRSVGQDTLSFDKALRAALREDPDIILVGEMRDRETINLALHAADTGHLVFSTLHTIDAKETINRIISTFPTDEQNRVRLSLSGVIQGIISQRLIPTIDGGRRAAMEILVRTPTIEKLIMENRDFEIKDAIEKGKEHYKSQSFDQHILELYNEGVINKEKAKDYATSPSDLELRMSGLSSSKTAKNPSSNKNIEEDLAQKNDIFDLK, encoded by the coding sequence ATGAAAAATGCAGTAGATGTCTCAAAACTAACTTTTGCCCAGCTAAATAAAATAAGAGCATATCTTAAAAAGATGATAGAGCTAAAGGGAAGCGACCTTCATGTAAAAGCAAACTCGGCAATAAGAGCTAGAATAAATGGAAATATTGTTCAGTTTGCTGGGGATATATTTTCTAAAGAGGATGCTCTTACCTTTGCAAAAGAGCTTTTAAAAGGTAGATTTAGTGAGCTGGTTGAAAATAAAGAGGTAGATTTAGTATACCCATTTGATGAGAGAAATCGTTTTCGTGTAAATGTTTTTTTTCAGATGGATGGAGTATCTGCTGTTTTTCGTGCTATTCCTATCAATATTCCAACTATAAGCGAGCTAAAGCTTCCAGAAGTTGTAAGAGAGCTTGCAAACAAAGAGAGAGGGCTTGTTTTAGTAACTGGTGTAACTGGTAGTGGTAAGTCAACTACACTTGCAGCTTTAATCAATGAGATAAACTTAACAAAGAAAAAGCATATTATTTCTATAGAAGATCCTATTGAGTTTGTTCACAAAGACAAAGGTTGCATCATAAATCAACGCTCAGTAGGACAAGACACTCTCTCTTTTGACAAGGCTCTTCGTGCAGCACTAAGAGAGGACCCAGATATTATTTTAGTTGGAGAGATGCGGGACCGCGAGACTATAAATCTTGCACTTCACGCTGCGGATACAGGGCACTTAGTTTTTTCAACTCTACACACCATAGATGCAAAAGAGACCATAAACCGTATAATTTCAACCTTTCCTACAGATGAACAAAATCGTGTGAGGCTCTCACTCTCTGGTGTAATTCAGGGTATAATTTCACAAAGGCTTATCCCTACTATAGATGGAGGAAGAAGAGCTGCTATGGAGATTTTGGTTCGCACTCCAACTATAGAGAAACTCATCATGGAAAATCGTGACTTTGAGATAAAAGATGCAATAGAAAAGGGAAAAGAACACTATAAATCTCAAAGTTTTGATCAACATATCTTAGAGCTTTATAATGAAGGTGTCATAAATAAAGAAAAAGCAAAAGATTATGCTACAAGTCCGTCTGACTTGGAACTTAGAATGAGCGGTTTAAGCTCTTCTAAGACTGCAAAAAACCCAAGCTCTAATAAAAATATAGAAGAGGATTTGGCTCAAAAAAATGATATTTTTGATTTAAAGTAG
- a CDS encoding 50S ribosomal protein L25/general stress protein Ctc, translating to MLEGIIRESIGKQGTKALRRDGYLIANIYGKGLENINAAFKMNEYIRTVRNKDTLAFPISVSGKEMNVVVQSYEAHPVTGNLLHVDLMVAQPDVVTTYNVPVVTVGEAIGLKNKGLVHKAKPRLTVKGAIENVPSKFEIDVTDMDVGDSKLVRDLVAIPNVVMRDADRVAVVSIIKAK from the coding sequence ATGTTAGAAGGCATAATTAGAGAGAGTATTGGCAAACAGGGCACTAAAGCACTACGTCGTGATGGATATCTAATTGCCAACATCTACGGAAAAGGGCTTGAAAATATCAATGCTGCATTCAAAATGAATGAATATATCCGTACTGTTCGCAACAAAGATACTTTAGCATTCCCTATTTCGGTTAGTGGTAAAGAGATGAATGTTGTAGTTCAATCATATGAAGCACATCCTGTGACTGGTAATTTACTACATGTTGATTTAATGGTAGCACAACCAGATGTTGTAACTACTTATAATGTTCCAGTTGTTACTGTAGGTGAGGCGATAGGTCTTAAAAACAAAGGTCTTGTGCACAAAGCTAAACCTCGTTTAACTGTAAAGGGAGCGATAGAAAATGTTCCAAGTAAGTTTGAGATAGATGTTACTGATATGGACGTAGGTGATTCTAAGCTTGTTCGTGATTTAGTAGCTATCCCTAATGTAGTTATGCGTGATGCTGACCGTGTTGCAGTAGTTAGTATTATCAAGGCTAAGTAA
- the pth gene encoding aminoacyl-tRNA hydrolase has protein sequence MLIVGLGNPGPSYSKNRHNIGFMVIDELVRRNSAQKLSSSSFNGELFKFSNHFLLKPLTYMNLSGNSIQAVKNFYKIDEVVVIHDDLDLPFGAVRFKRGGGHGGHNGLKSTDEKITRDYVRVRLGIGKPEHKGEVSSYVLSDFNDEESRHLSGWIAHACEAIEHLEASSLEDVSSKFSVKQF, from the coding sequence ATGTTAATAGTCGGACTTGGTAACCCAGGTCCCTCATACTCCAAAAATCGTCATAACATTGGCTTTATGGTTATAGATGAACTTGTTCGTAGAAATAGTGCTCAAAAACTCTCTTCTTCATCATTTAACGGCGAGCTATTTAAATTTTCAAATCATTTTTTATTAAAACCACTTACATATATGAACCTCTCAGGCAACTCTATACAAGCTGTAAAAAACTTCTATAAGATAGATGAAGTTGTAGTAATACATGATGATTTAGACTTGCCTTTTGGTGCTGTTCGCTTTAAAAGAGGCGGTGGACATGGAGGGCACAATGGACTCAAATCTACTGATGAGAAGATTACTAGAGACTATGTTAGAGTTAGACTCGGCATAGGAAAACCTGAGCATAAAGGTGAAGTTTCATCTTATGTGTTGAGTGATTTTAATGATGAGGAGTCTAGGCATCTCTCAGGTTGGATAGCCCATGCTTGTGAGGCAATAGAGCATTTAGAGGCTTCTTCGCTTGAAGATGTAAGCTCAAAATTTTCAGTTAAACAATTTTAG